One genomic window of Arachis hypogaea cultivar Tifrunner chromosome 8, arahy.Tifrunner.gnm2.J5K5, whole genome shotgun sequence includes the following:
- the LOC112705348 gene encoding uncharacterized protein, protein MPSGVEYAVDLRQHRCDCGEFQVDRIPCRHVFACCANQRLDWKVYINDVYKMDQIRRVYRTRFRPLKNLATWPAYHGPRFVGNPFLRRVAKGRPKMTRFLNEMDTRMLRRPRRFKQCGAEGHSRSRCRQSGGPSAGPAKE, encoded by the coding sequence ATGCCTAGTGGGGTTGAGTATGCAGTTGACCTACGCCAACATCGGTGTGACTGTGGTGAATTCCAGGTTGACCGAATTCCGTGTCGGCACGTGTTTGCGTGTTGTGCAAATCAGAGGTTGGATTGGAAAGTGTACATTAATGACGTTTACAAGATGGACCAAATTCGAAGAGTATACAGGACTAGGTTTCGACCACTGAAAAATCTGGCAACGTGGCCTGCTTATCATGGACCTAGATTCGTTGGAAACCCGTTCCTCAGACGGGTAGCCAAGGGCCGGCCGAAGATGACCcgcttcttgaatgagatggacactcGTATGTTGCGTCGCCCGAGGCGATTCAAGCAATGCGGTGCCGAGGGCCATAGTCGCAGTAGATGTCGTCAAAGTGGTGGACCGAGTGCAGGTCCAGCCAAAGAGTAG
- the LOC140174727 gene encoding uncharacterized protein, whose protein sequence is MQEMFSMYMENCHRMSCIELYIEFEQSKADRNIELEDYNSESEDEFESNYEIVGPGEDEEAAGGAMNADMVEVANALANPHLFQEPSFMRSLDLEAMQAPEFLQYMNPAPPVVADGEFTVGIEFSSREAVIKAMKDYSIRRGVDYRVYESEPTTFYAKCTEYGNGCDWLIRVTKMQKKYCWEIRRYNRSHTCTRSTISQDHSKLDSKTVAEAIKPLVEVDPSIKVKSVIADIQSNFNYTISYRKAWLAKQQAVESIFGSWEASYEALPIWFEAMCHKEPSAVVHFEIMPAYQGDDLVPDIRVLHRVFWSYYPCIRAFRHCKPVVQVDGTHLYGKYKCCLLVAVSQDGNNKIVPIAFAIVEGETSDAWHFFLSLHQHVVTRDGVGLISDRHDSIRSAIERSNGAWSPPRSFHMFCIRHIESNFLRKFKAPYLQKLIVNIGYSRTTREYQMRYERLKERGEAYTNWLDRIPREQYALAFDGGYRWGHMTTNLVECINSVLKGACNLPVTALVKATFYKLNELFTRKRAETEARISAGLVFSEMVTTKLHANQ, encoded by the exons ATGCAGGAAATGTTTTCAATGTACATGGAAAATTGCCACCGAATGTCGTGCATCGAGTTATATATTGAGTTTGAGCAATCTAAAGCGGACCGTAACATTGAAttggaagattataatagtgaaagcgaagatgaatttgaaagtaactaTGAGATCGTCGGTCCAGGTGAGGACGAAGAAGCAGCTGGCGGCGCCATGAACGCAGATATGGTGGAAGTTgcaaatgcactagcaaaccCGCATCTGTTTCAGGAGCCTTCTTTCATGCGGTCATTGGATTTGGAGGCTATGCAAGCACCGGAGTTTCTGCAATATATGAATCCAG CCCCTCCTGTTGTGGCGGATGGTGAGTTCACAGTGGGGATAGAATTCAGTTCAAGGGAGGCAGTAATCAAGGCAATGAAAGATTATTCCATCCGGAGAGGTGTGGACTATCGGGTATATGAGTCGGAACCGACGACATTCTATGCCAAATGTACAGAATATGGGAATGGTTGTGACTGGTTGATCAGGGTAACCAAAATGCAGAAGAAGTACTGTTGGGAGATAAGGAGGTACAATAGAAGTCATACTTGTACCAGGTCTACTATTTCTCAAGACCATTCGAAGCTGGATTCCAAGACagttgcagaagcaataaagccgttGGTAGAGGTTGACCCGTCTATAAAGGTGAAATCAGTAATTGCTGATATCCAGTCAAATTTTAACTACACCATCAGTTATCGCAAGGCTTGGTTAGCAAAGCAGCAGGCGGTCGAATCAATTTTCGGAAGTTGGGAAGCATCGTATGAAGCTTTGccgatatggtttgaggccatgtgccACAAAGAGCCATCAGCAGTGGTTCACTTTGAAATAATGCCAGCTTACCAGGGGGATGATTTGGTTCCTGATATACGTGTTCTACATAgagtcttctggagttattacccctgTATAAGGGCCTTCAGACACTGCAAGCCAGTGGTGCAGGTGGACGGGACTCATTTGTATGGAAAATACAAGTGTTGTTTATTGGTTGCAGTCTCACAAGATGGTAATAACAAAATcgtgcctattgcatttgccatagtagagggagagacttctgatgcatggCACTTTTTTCTGAGCCTGCATCAACATGTGGTGACCCGTGATGGTGTCGGACTAATCTCTGATCGACACGATTCGATTAGGTCAGCTATTGAACGAAGTAATGGGGCGTGGTCTCCTCCAAGATCTTTCCATATGTTTTGTATCCGGCATATTGAGTCCAACTTCTTGAGGAAGTTCAAAGCACCTTACCTGCAGAAGCTTATCGTCAACATTG GATACTCGAGGACGACCAGGGAGTACCAGATGCGCTATGAACGATTAAAGGAACGGGGTGAGGCTTACACCAACTGGCTTGATCGGATCCCTCGTGAGCAGTATGCTTTGGCATTTGATGGTGGTTACCGATGGGGTCATATGACCACCAATCTTGTGGAATGTATCAACTCCGTCTTAAAGGGTGCATGCAATCTCCCAGTCACTGCACTTGTTAAGGCTACATTTTACAAACTGAATGAGTTGTTCACTAGGAAAAGAGCTGAGACTGAAGCCCGAATCAGTGCTGGACTTGTATTCTCTGAGATGGTGACAACCAAGCTGCATGCAAATCAATGA